One window of Cohnella hashimotonis genomic DNA carries:
- a CDS encoding aminotransferase class I/II-fold pyridoxal phosphate-dependent enzyme: MNPLAQQLNDTIAKEQPRIAEMLSGLGKAIYFPKIGILSQSAEAKQKAKTYNATIGIATENGQPMHLKMIQDKLSAYNPKDIYEYAPPAGKPELRAAWREKMLKENPSLQGKTFSLPVVTNALTHGLSIVADLFADVGDAVIIPDKNWENYELTFGVRRGAEIVEYPLYGADGLFNAQGLREALLSRKEQGKAIVLLNFPNNPTGYTPSRAEGAAIVAAIKDAAEAGINVVAVTDDAYFALFFEDSMHESLFGALCGLHERVLPVKIDGATKEEYVWGFRVGFITYGGTSEAALAALEQKTLGIIRATISSGPHPSQTFVLDALKSPDFEAQKAEKYAIMKGRANKVKSLLDSGKYEGVWSYYPFNSGYFMCLRLDGISAETVRQRLLDRYEVGTIALGEHDLRVAFSCIEEPYLEDLFDRIYAAVSEIKGEASVQA, translated from the coding sequence ATGAACCCCCTCGCGCAACAGCTCAACGACACCATCGCCAAGGAACAGCCTCGAATCGCGGAGATGCTCTCCGGACTCGGCAAGGCCATTTATTTTCCCAAGATAGGCATCCTGAGCCAATCTGCCGAAGCGAAGCAAAAAGCGAAAACGTACAACGCGACGATCGGTATTGCGACGGAAAACGGGCAGCCGATGCACCTGAAAATGATCCAAGACAAATTGTCCGCCTATAATCCCAAGGACATTTACGAATATGCGCCACCGGCCGGCAAACCTGAGCTCCGTGCCGCATGGCGCGAAAAGATGCTGAAGGAGAACCCTTCGCTGCAGGGCAAGACGTTCAGCCTGCCCGTCGTCACGAACGCGCTGACGCACGGCCTCAGCATCGTAGCCGATTTGTTCGCCGATGTCGGGGATGCCGTCATTATCCCTGACAAGAACTGGGAAAACTACGAACTGACCTTCGGCGTTCGCCGCGGCGCAGAGATCGTGGAATACCCGCTTTACGGCGCGGACGGCCTCTTCAATGCTCAAGGCTTGCGCGAGGCGCTGCTCTCCCGCAAAGAACAGGGCAAAGCGATCGTGCTGCTCAACTTCCCGAACAATCCGACCGGCTATACGCCAAGTCGCGCGGAAGGCGCCGCGATCGTCGCAGCGATTAAGGACGCCGCCGAAGCCGGCATCAACGTCGTAGCGGTGACCGACGATGCTTACTTTGCGCTTTTCTTTGAAGACTCGATGCACGAATCGCTCTTCGGCGCGCTGTGTGGTCTGCACGAACGCGTCCTCCCGGTCAAGATCGACGGCGCCACCAAAGAAGAATACGTCTGGGGCTTCCGCGTCGGCTTCATCACCTACGGCGGAACTTCGGAGGCCGCGCTCGCTGCGCTCGAGCAGAAGACGCTCGGCATCATCCGTGCGACGATCTCCAGCGGTCCGCATCCGTCGCAGACTTTCGTGCTCGACGCGCTCAAATCGCCTGATTTCGAAGCGCAAAAAGCGGAAAAGTACGCGATCATGAAGGGCCGCGCGAACAAGGTAAAAAGCCTGCTCGACAGCGGCAAGTATGAAGGCGTCTGGAGCTATTATCCGTTCAATTCCGGCTACTTCATGTGCTTGCGTCTCGATGGAATCAGTGCCGAGACCGTCCGTCAGCGCTTGCTCGACCGTTACGAGGTCGGCACGATCGCGCTAGGCGAACACGATTTGCGCGTCGCATTTTCTTGTATCGAGGAGCCGTATCTGGAAGATCTGTTCGACCGGATCTACGCGGCCGTATCCGAGATTAAAGGCGAAGCGTCCGTGCAAGCATAA
- a CDS encoding IS1595 family transposase: MSDSNRLCEQAPAFSEEDCEIALFRAKWPDGFRCPRCGGLDFYRIVSRGRRLFECSSCSHQTSLTAGTILQGTGTPLVKWFQALFLMGTGISAVLLAELIQVTYKTAWLINHKLRFAIQMHDEGRPLTGDLQLVGDFYARPVTNRPSDPLAYRDEPAVVGASIDPESGELAEVKIKRVSAKTFNRRTFDVDSFGGFLWRHATEDRTGERRIEIVKASGREGVTALGAVWRGAIAWLARTFGGIGPKHLQAYLDEYCFRVNVRTDGFKALLSLCGRIGTITQPELVRKRSGIRSIRWTGRTNEAKLSRNICIS, from the coding sequence ATGAGCGATTCGAACCGTTTGTGCGAGCAGGCACCGGCTTTTAGCGAAGAAGATTGCGAGATCGCTCTTTTTCGTGCAAAATGGCCCGACGGCTTTCGTTGTCCGCGCTGCGGGGGGCTCGACTTTTATCGTATTGTTTCCCGCGGGCGCAGGCTGTTCGAATGCAGCTCATGCTCTCATCAGACCTCGCTTACCGCGGGCACGATTTTGCAAGGTACCGGCACGCCGCTCGTTAAGTGGTTTCAGGCATTGTTTTTAATGGGGACCGGTATCTCGGCCGTATTGCTGGCGGAGCTTATTCAAGTTACATATAAGACGGCTTGGCTCATTAATCATAAGCTTCGGTTTGCGATTCAAATGCACGATGAGGGGCGTCCGTTAACAGGTGATTTGCAATTAGTGGGTGACTTCTACGCGCGACCGGTGACGAATCGGCCCTCGGATCCTTTAGCTTATCGGGACGAGCCTGCCGTCGTAGGGGCTTCGATCGATCCGGAGAGCGGCGAGCTCGCGGAAGTCAAAATTAAAAGGGTGTCCGCCAAGACATTTAATCGTCGTACGTTCGACGTCGATTCGTTCGGCGGCTTTTTGTGGCGCCATGCAACGGAAGATCGAACAGGGGAGCGGCGCATCGAAATCGTTAAGGCATCGGGACGCGAAGGAGTGACGGCATTGGGGGCAGTGTGGCGCGGTGCAATCGCTTGGCTCGCACGGACGTTCGGGGGAATTGGACCTAAGCATCTGCAGGCGTATCTGGACGAATACTGCTTCCGCGTAAATGTAAGAACAGATGGGTTTAAGGCTTTATTATCGCTTTGTGGACGGATCGGCACCATAACACAACCCGAACTTGTGCGCAAAAGGTCTGGCATCCGCAGTATCCGCTGGACCGGCCGAACGAATGAAGCGAAGCTGTCCCGAAACATCTGCATTTCGTAA
- a CDS encoding PLP-dependent aminotransferase family protein translates to MSIQVPYDAKLSACGVKHLALYQAIRDRIVGGQLRPGAKLPSTRTLAESYGLSRGSVSIAYEMLAAEGYVRASVGRGTYVAGQELRASDRGTASNQEIGAAQKPSLCAESLDLADQQAMGLSPPPASGLSAWGMRLLREAQSDEDHREASQPNVSRHANPENEKHNDIHTSSAVSFKSISFKPRGMGEQWFPWKSWKAAVSAEWRRRGPALAEDTRTTAGSAELRRAIAGRLRRERGILCEEEDIVVTGGSMQAIALLAQLLLEPGKAAVTEDPCYSGIQRAIQASGAMLIPAPVDRHGIVPDDWSGELLFVTPTRQFPTGAVLTYERRMALLEWAAKRGAWIVEDDYDSEFRWSGRPIEPLKSLDRQERVVYIGSFSRVMRQEVRIGYAVLPPGLHKPFLLAKQLYDPYPAGLTEQRALADWMNQGEYDRHLRRARRIFNRLQGQLRKELSKLGPIFHVHPADAGLLLFAAWTGPPDRYDELVSACRQAGVSWGDGSVYAGMKRPEERTALFGFAHLDEAGIAKGMQLIRAIAGRLGLIEEHRLGETAWHEHTARKGGTGDA, encoded by the coding sequence ATGAGTATCCAGGTTCCCTATGACGCAAAATTATCTGCCTGCGGCGTCAAGCATCTCGCCTTGTATCAGGCGATTCGCGACAGGATCGTCGGCGGACAACTTCGGCCCGGAGCCAAGCTCCCTTCGACGCGGACGTTGGCCGAGTCGTACGGTCTGTCCCGGGGCAGTGTGAGCATCGCCTACGAGATGCTCGCCGCCGAGGGATACGTGCGCGCATCGGTCGGGCGGGGTACCTATGTAGCTGGGCAAGAGTTACGCGCCTCAGACCGGGGGACGGCCTCGAATCAGGAGATTGGTGCGGCGCAGAAGCCGTCTTTGTGTGCGGAGAGCCTGGATCTCGCCGATCAGCAGGCGATGGGGTTGTCTCCCCCGCCAGCTTCCGGACTGTCGGCTTGGGGGATGCGTCTATTGCGTGAAGCGCAGTCGGACGAGGATCACAGGGAAGCCTCTCAACCGAACGTGTCCCGGCATGCCAATCCGGAAAATGAGAAACACAACGATATACATACTTCTTCCGCGGTTTCATTCAAGTCCATTTCATTCAAGCCGCGCGGCATGGGCGAGCAATGGTTCCCATGGAAGTCGTGGAAGGCAGCCGTATCGGCCGAATGGAGACGACGCGGTCCCGCTCTGGCGGAGGATACTCGTACGACAGCCGGCAGCGCAGAGCTGCGAAGAGCGATCGCAGGGCGGCTGCGGCGCGAACGAGGCATCCTTTGCGAAGAGGAGGACATCGTCGTGACGGGAGGCTCGATGCAGGCCATCGCGCTGCTTGCGCAGCTGCTGCTTGAGCCGGGCAAGGCGGCAGTCACGGAGGATCCTTGCTATAGCGGCATACAGCGCGCCATTCAGGCAAGCGGCGCGATGTTGATTCCGGCGCCGGTAGACAGACATGGCATCGTACCGGACGATTGGTCCGGGGAGCTGTTGTTTGTGACGCCGACGCGTCAATTCCCTACCGGCGCCGTGCTCACCTATGAGCGCCGGATGGCGTTATTGGAATGGGCCGCCAAGCGCGGCGCCTGGATCGTGGAGGACGATTATGACAGCGAGTTCCGCTGGTCGGGGCGTCCGATCGAGCCGCTCAAGTCGCTCGACAGACAGGAGCGGGTAGTCTACATCGGATCGTTCTCGCGAGTGATGCGGCAGGAAGTGCGGATCGGATACGCGGTGCTGCCGCCTGGGCTCCACAAGCCGTTTCTGTTGGCTAAACAGCTTTACGATCCCTACCCTGCGGGCCTTACGGAGCAGCGCGCGCTGGCTGACTGGATGAACCAAGGCGAATATGACCGCCATTTGAGGCGCGCCCGCCGGATTTTTAACCGGCTGCAAGGTCAGCTCCGCAAGGAACTTTCGAAGCTTGGGCCGATATTCCACGTACATCCGGCCGACGCGGGGCTGCTTTTGTTCGCCGCTTGGACCGGCCCGCCTGATCGGTACGACGAGCTGGTGTCGGCTTGCCGGCAAGCGGGCGTGAGCTGGGGAGACGGCTCGGTATATGCTGGCATGAAGCGGCCAGAGGAGCGTACGGCGTTGTTCGGTTTTGCGCACCTGGATGAAGCCGGAATTGCAAAAGGGATGCAGTTGATTCGAGCAATAGCCGGCAGGCTTGGCCTCATAGAAGAGCACCGGCTTGGTGAAACTGCATGGCACGAACACACAGCGAGGAAAGGAGGAACAGGAGATGCTTGA
- a CDS encoding helix-turn-helix domain-containing protein encodes MLDASPDAYELKLYLAKIVCEPGWKWQKREKPLANYDLFYVWSGEGEVVLNGQPFPVEKGSCFLFRPGDRTSATHNPQKPLVLTYIHFDVSVPVKLVPKPYRVLQDTFEFEHLLARYVRLFLVKTFAAEEEARLVLKQLIIHLLRNDLEEPVERKASNQLTESIHEVANYIRQHPGESHRVDDLAARAGLSPRYFSVKFKELIGFSVQTYMIRTRIERAQHLLLHAGMNVTEVADALGYRDIFFFSRQFKQYTGKSPSEIR; translated from the coding sequence ATGCTTGACGCGTCGCCGGATGCTTACGAACTCAAGCTTTACCTGGCCAAGATTGTATGCGAGCCGGGCTGGAAGTGGCAGAAGCGAGAGAAGCCGCTTGCGAACTACGACTTATTTTACGTGTGGAGCGGAGAAGGCGAGGTCGTCCTGAACGGTCAGCCCTTTCCAGTAGAAAAAGGAAGCTGCTTCCTTTTCAGACCTGGAGATCGAACGAGCGCCACCCATAACCCGCAGAAGCCGCTCGTGCTGACTTATATCCACTTCGATGTGAGCGTTCCGGTGAAGCTCGTACCGAAGCCGTATCGCGTTTTGCAGGACACGTTCGAATTCGAGCATCTGCTCGCGAGATATGTGCGGCTCTTCCTCGTCAAAACGTTCGCTGCGGAGGAAGAAGCGAGACTTGTGCTGAAGCAGCTCATCATTCATCTGCTGCGCAACGATCTCGAGGAACCGGTCGAGCGCAAAGCGAGCAATCAACTGACAGAGAGCATTCACGAAGTTGCCAACTACATCCGCCAGCACCCGGGAGAGTCCCACCGTGTGGATGATCTGGCAGCGCGAGCGGGCTTGTCGCCGAGATACTTTTCGGTCAAGTTCAAAGAGCTGATCGGATTCTCAGTACAGACCTATATGATTCGCACCCGAATCGAGCGAGCGCAGCATCTGCTGCTGCACGCCGGTATGAACGTGACCGAAGTCGCCGATGCCCTCGGCTACCGAGATATTTTCTTTTTCAGTCGCCAATTTAAACAATACACCGGAAAGAGCCCTTCGGAGATTCGATAG
- a CDS encoding pyridoxamine 5'-phosphate oxidase family protein has product MRRKEFEVEDREICEAFLNERDDGVLTFKGIDGWPKAVPLNYAYKDGSVYFHGSKKGEKMSGIAEDDRAEFVVYEAHAFIPSYYSDPLMACPATLYFRSVRIRGRVEQVEEAADKAVALAALMSKLQPEGGHLAIDASHPKYALQLKGIAVLRLSVEEMTGKFKFGQNLSEKKRIEVIDGLEGRDRPGDPLTVAFMKEWAPKPK; this is encoded by the coding sequence ATGCGCAGAAAAGAGTTTGAAGTAGAAGATCGCGAAATATGCGAAGCGTTCCTGAACGAACGGGACGACGGCGTGCTGACGTTCAAAGGAATCGACGGCTGGCCGAAGGCGGTGCCTTTGAACTATGCTTACAAGGATGGCTCCGTCTATTTTCACGGTAGCAAAAAGGGAGAGAAGATGAGCGGCATCGCAGAGGACGACCGGGCAGAGTTTGTCGTTTACGAAGCGCACGCTTTTATCCCTTCCTATTATAGCGATCCGCTGATGGCCTGCCCCGCTACGCTTTACTTCCGTTCCGTTCGAATTCGCGGCCGGGTGGAACAGGTCGAAGAGGCTGCCGATAAAGCTGTGGCGCTAGCCGCGCTGATGAGCAAGTTGCAACCGGAGGGCGGGCACCTGGCGATCGACGCCAGCCATCCGAAGTATGCATTGCAGCTTAAGGGCATAGCCGTGCTACGCCTAAGCGTCGAGGAAATGACGGGCAAGTTCAAATTCGGGCAGAACCTGTCCGAAAAGAAACGCATTGAAGTCATCGATGGCTTGGAAGGAAGAGACCGTCCGGGGGATCCGCTCACCGTCGCGTTCATGAAGGAATGGGCCCCAAAGCCGAAATAA